From one Callithrix jacchus isolate 240 chromosome 2, calJac240_pri, whole genome shotgun sequence genomic stretch:
- the SEPTIN8 gene encoding septin-8 isoform X11: protein MRLQAGQASVFGSAAAIPQELENAEAEPRSLSLGGHVGFDSLPDQLVSKSVTQGFSFNILCVGETGIGKSTLMNTLFNTTFETEEASHHEACVRLRPQTYDLQESNVQLKLTIVDAVGFGDQINKDERPIVDYIDAQFENYLQEELKIRRSLFDYHDTRIHVCLYFITPTGHSLKSLDLVTMKKLDSKVNIIPIIAKADTISKSELHKFKIKIMGELVSNGVQIYQFPTDDEAVAEINAVMNAHLPFAVVGSTEEVKVGNKLVRARQYPWGVVQVENENHCDFVKLREMLIRVNMEDLREQTHSRHYELYRRCKLEEMGFQDSDGDSQPFSLQETYEAKRKEFLSELQRKEEEMRQMFVNKVKETELELKEKERELHEKFEHLKRVHQEEKRKVEEKRRELEEETNAFNRRKAAVEALQSQALHATSQQPLRKDKDKKNRSDIGAHQSGMSLSNSKVMMTKASVEPLNCSSWWPAIQCCSCLVRDATWREGFL, encoded by the exons AATGCAGAGGCAGAGCCCCGGAGCCTCTCCCTGGGCGGCCATGTGGGCTTTGACAGCCTCCCTGACCAGCTGGTCAGCAAGTCGGTCACTCAGGGCTTCAGCTTCAACATACTCTGTGTGG GGGAGACCGGCATTGGCAAATCCACACTGATGAACACGCTCTTCAACACAACCTTCGAGACTGAGGAAGCCAGTCACCATGAGGCGTGTGTGCGCCTGCGGCCCCAGACCTATGACCTCCAGGAGAGCAATGTGCAGCTCAAGCTGACCATTGTGGACGCCGTGGGCTTCGGGGATCAGATCAATAAGGATGAGAG GCCTATTGTTGACTACATCGATGCGCAGTTTGAAAACTATCTCCAGGAGGAGCTGAAGATCCGCCGCTCGCTTTTCGACTACCATGACACGAGGATCCACGTTTGCCTCTACTTTATCACGCCCACGGGGCACTCCCTGAAGTCCCTGGATCTGGTGACCATGAAGAAACTAGACAGCAAG GTGAACATTATTCCCATCATCGCCAAGGCTGACACCATCTCCAAGAGTGAACTCcacaagttcaagatcaagatcaTGGGCGAGCTGGTCAGCAACGGGGTCCAGATCTACCAGTTTCCCACGGATGACGAGGCTGTTGCAGAGATTAACGCAGTCATGAAT GCACACCTGCCCTTTGCCGTGGTGGGCAGCACCGAGGAGGTGAAGGTGGGGAACAAACTGGTCCGAGCACGGCAGTACCCTTGGGGAGTGGTGCAGG TGGAGAATGAGAATCACTGCGACTTCGTGAAGCTGCGGGAGATGTTGATCCGGGTGAACATGGAGGACCTCCGTGAGCAGACCCACAGCCGGCACTATGAGCTGTACCGGCGCTGCAAGTTGGAGGAGATGGGCTTTCAGGACAGCGATGGTGACAGTCAGCCCTTCAG CCTACAAGAGACATATGAGGCCAAGAGGAAGGAGTTCCTGAGTGAGctgcagaggaaggaggaagagatgagGCAGATGTTTGTCAACAAAGTGAAGGAGACAGAGCTGGAgctgaaggagaaggaaagggag CTTCATGAGAAGTTTGAGCACCTGAAGCGGGTCCACCAGGAGGAGAAGCGCAAGGTGGAGGAAAAGCGCCGCGAGCTGGAGGAGGAGACCAATGCCTTCAACCGCCGGAAGGCCGCGGTGGAGGCCCTGCAGTCGCAGGCCTTGCACGCCACCTCGCAGCAGCCCCTGAGGAAGGACAAGGACAAGAAGAA CAGATCAGATATAGGAGCACACCAGTCGGGCATGAGCCTCTCCAACTCTAAGGTGATGATGACCAAGGCCAGTGTGGAGCCCTTGAACTGCAGCAGCTGGTGGCCCGCCATACAGTGCTGCAGCTGCCTGGTCAGGGATGCGACGTGGAGGGAAGGATTCCTCTGA
- the SEPTIN8 gene encoding septin-8 isoform X12, producing the protein MRLQAGQASVFGSAAAIPQELENAEAEPRSLSLGGHVGFDSLPDQLVSKSVTQGFSFNILCVGETGIGKSTLMNTLFNTTFETEEASHHEACVRLRPQTYDLQESNVQLKLTIVDAVGFGDQINKDERPIVDYIDAQFENYLQEELKIRRSLFDYHDTRIHVCLYFITPTGHSLKSLDLVTMKKLDSKVNIIPIIAKADTISKSELHKFKIKIMGELVSNGVQIYQFPTDDEAVAEINAVMNAHLPFAVVGSTEEVKVGNKLVRARQYPWGVVQVENENHCDFVKLREMLIRVNMEDLREQTHSRHYELYRRCKLEEMGFQDSDGDSQPFSLQETYEAKRKEFLSELQRKEEEMRQMFVNKVKETELELKEKERELHEKFEHLKRVHQEEKRKVEEKRRELEEETNAFNRRKAAVEALQSQALHATSQQPLRKDKDKKKSDIGAHQSGMSLSNSKVMMTKASVEPLNCSSWWPAIQCCSCLVRDATWREGFL; encoded by the exons AATGCAGAGGCAGAGCCCCGGAGCCTCTCCCTGGGCGGCCATGTGGGCTTTGACAGCCTCCCTGACCAGCTGGTCAGCAAGTCGGTCACTCAGGGCTTCAGCTTCAACATACTCTGTGTGG GGGAGACCGGCATTGGCAAATCCACACTGATGAACACGCTCTTCAACACAACCTTCGAGACTGAGGAAGCCAGTCACCATGAGGCGTGTGTGCGCCTGCGGCCCCAGACCTATGACCTCCAGGAGAGCAATGTGCAGCTCAAGCTGACCATTGTGGACGCCGTGGGCTTCGGGGATCAGATCAATAAGGATGAGAG GCCTATTGTTGACTACATCGATGCGCAGTTTGAAAACTATCTCCAGGAGGAGCTGAAGATCCGCCGCTCGCTTTTCGACTACCATGACACGAGGATCCACGTTTGCCTCTACTTTATCACGCCCACGGGGCACTCCCTGAAGTCCCTGGATCTGGTGACCATGAAGAAACTAGACAGCAAG GTGAACATTATTCCCATCATCGCCAAGGCTGACACCATCTCCAAGAGTGAACTCcacaagttcaagatcaagatcaTGGGCGAGCTGGTCAGCAACGGGGTCCAGATCTACCAGTTTCCCACGGATGACGAGGCTGTTGCAGAGATTAACGCAGTCATGAAT GCACACCTGCCCTTTGCCGTGGTGGGCAGCACCGAGGAGGTGAAGGTGGGGAACAAACTGGTCCGAGCACGGCAGTACCCTTGGGGAGTGGTGCAGG TGGAGAATGAGAATCACTGCGACTTCGTGAAGCTGCGGGAGATGTTGATCCGGGTGAACATGGAGGACCTCCGTGAGCAGACCCACAGCCGGCACTATGAGCTGTACCGGCGCTGCAAGTTGGAGGAGATGGGCTTTCAGGACAGCGATGGTGACAGTCAGCCCTTCAG CCTACAAGAGACATATGAGGCCAAGAGGAAGGAGTTCCTGAGTGAGctgcagaggaaggaggaagagatgagGCAGATGTTTGTCAACAAAGTGAAGGAGACAGAGCTGGAgctgaaggagaaggaaagggag CTTCATGAGAAGTTTGAGCACCTGAAGCGGGTCCACCAGGAGGAGAAGCGCAAGGTGGAGGAAAAGCGCCGCGAGCTGGAGGAGGAGACCAATGCCTTCAACCGCCGGAAGGCCGCGGTGGAGGCCCTGCAGTCGCAGGCCTTGCACGCCACCTCGCAGCAGCCCCTGAGGAAGGACAAGGACAAGAAGAA ATCAGATATAGGAGCACACCAGTCGGGCATGAGCCTCTCCAACTCTAAGGTGATGATGACCAAGGCCAGTGTGGAGCCCTTGAACTGCAGCAGCTGGTGGCCCGCCATACAGTGCTGCAGCTGCCTGGTCAGGGATGCGACGTGGAGGGAAGGATTCCTCTGA
- the SEPTIN8 gene encoding septin-8 isoform X31, which translates to MAATDLERFSNAEAEPRSLSLGGHVGFDSLPDQLVSKSVTQGFSFNILCVGETGIGKSTLMNTLFNTTFETEEASHHEACVRLRPQTYDLQESNVQLKLTIVDAVGFGDQINKDERPIVDYIDAQFENYLQEELKIRRSLFDYHDTRIHVCLYFITPTGHSLKSLDLVTMKKLDSKVNIIPIIAKADTISKSELHKFKIKIMGELVSNGVQIYQFPTDDEAVAEINAVMNAHLPFAVVGSTEEVKVGNKLVRARQYPWGVVQVENENHCDFVKLREMLIRVNMEDLREQTHSRHYELYRRCKLEEMGFQDSDGDSQPFSLQETYEAKRKEFLSELQRKEEEMRQMFVNKVKETELELKEKERELHEKFEHLKRVHQEEKRKVEEKRRELEEETNAFNRRKAAVEALQSQALHATSQQPLRKDKDKKKASGWSSIYSVTIP; encoded by the exons AATGCAGAGGCAGAGCCCCGGAGCCTCTCCCTGGGCGGCCATGTGGGCTTTGACAGCCTCCCTGACCAGCTGGTCAGCAAGTCGGTCACTCAGGGCTTCAGCTTCAACATACTCTGTGTGG GGGAGACCGGCATTGGCAAATCCACACTGATGAACACGCTCTTCAACACAACCTTCGAGACTGAGGAAGCCAGTCACCATGAGGCGTGTGTGCGCCTGCGGCCCCAGACCTATGACCTCCAGGAGAGCAATGTGCAGCTCAAGCTGACCATTGTGGACGCCGTGGGCTTCGGGGATCAGATCAATAAGGATGAGAG GCCTATTGTTGACTACATCGATGCGCAGTTTGAAAACTATCTCCAGGAGGAGCTGAAGATCCGCCGCTCGCTTTTCGACTACCATGACACGAGGATCCACGTTTGCCTCTACTTTATCACGCCCACGGGGCACTCCCTGAAGTCCCTGGATCTGGTGACCATGAAGAAACTAGACAGCAAG GTGAACATTATTCCCATCATCGCCAAGGCTGACACCATCTCCAAGAGTGAACTCcacaagttcaagatcaagatcaTGGGCGAGCTGGTCAGCAACGGGGTCCAGATCTACCAGTTTCCCACGGATGACGAGGCTGTTGCAGAGATTAACGCAGTCATGAAT GCACACCTGCCCTTTGCCGTGGTGGGCAGCACCGAGGAGGTGAAGGTGGGGAACAAACTGGTCCGAGCACGGCAGTACCCTTGGGGAGTGGTGCAGG TGGAGAATGAGAATCACTGCGACTTCGTGAAGCTGCGGGAGATGTTGATCCGGGTGAACATGGAGGACCTCCGTGAGCAGACCCACAGCCGGCACTATGAGCTGTACCGGCGCTGCAAGTTGGAGGAGATGGGCTTTCAGGACAGCGATGGTGACAGTCAGCCCTTCAG CCTACAAGAGACATATGAGGCCAAGAGGAAGGAGTTCCTGAGTGAGctgcagaggaaggaggaagagatgagGCAGATGTTTGTCAACAAAGTGAAGGAGACAGAGCTGGAgctgaaggagaaggaaagggag CTTCATGAGAAGTTTGAGCACCTGAAGCGGGTCCACCAGGAGGAGAAGCGCAAGGTGGAGGAAAAGCGCCGCGAGCTGGAGGAGGAGACCAATGCCTTCAACCGCCGGAAGGCCGCGGTGGAGGCCCTGCAGTCGCAGGCCTTGCACGCCACCTCGCAGCAGCCCCTGAGGAAGGACAAGGACAAGAAGAA agccaGTGGCTGGTCTTCCATTTACAGTGTCACTATTCCCTGA
- the SEPTIN8 gene encoding septin-8 isoform X33, translating to MAATDLERFSNAEAEPRSLSLGGHVGFDSLPDQLVSKSVTQGFSFNILCVGETGIGKSTLMNTLFNTTFETEEASHHEACVRLRPQTYDLQESNVQLKLTIVDAVGFGDQINKDERPIVDYIDAQFENYLQEELKIRRSLFDYHDTRIHVCLYFITPTGHSLKSLDLVTMKKLDSKVNIIPIIAKADTISKSELHKFKIKIMGELVSNGVQIYQFPTDDEAVAEINAVMNAHLPFAVVGSTEEVKVGNKLVRARQYPWGVVQVENENHCDFVKLREMLIRVNMEDLREQTHSRHYELYRRCKLEEMGFQDSDGDSQPFSLQETYEAKRKEFLSELQRKEEEMRQMFVNKVKETELELKEKERELHEKFEHLKRVHQEEKRKVEEKRRELEEETNAFNRRKAAVEALQSQALHATSQQPLRKDKDKKN from the exons AATGCAGAGGCAGAGCCCCGGAGCCTCTCCCTGGGCGGCCATGTGGGCTTTGACAGCCTCCCTGACCAGCTGGTCAGCAAGTCGGTCACTCAGGGCTTCAGCTTCAACATACTCTGTGTGG GGGAGACCGGCATTGGCAAATCCACACTGATGAACACGCTCTTCAACACAACCTTCGAGACTGAGGAAGCCAGTCACCATGAGGCGTGTGTGCGCCTGCGGCCCCAGACCTATGACCTCCAGGAGAGCAATGTGCAGCTCAAGCTGACCATTGTGGACGCCGTGGGCTTCGGGGATCAGATCAATAAGGATGAGAG GCCTATTGTTGACTACATCGATGCGCAGTTTGAAAACTATCTCCAGGAGGAGCTGAAGATCCGCCGCTCGCTTTTCGACTACCATGACACGAGGATCCACGTTTGCCTCTACTTTATCACGCCCACGGGGCACTCCCTGAAGTCCCTGGATCTGGTGACCATGAAGAAACTAGACAGCAAG GTGAACATTATTCCCATCATCGCCAAGGCTGACACCATCTCCAAGAGTGAACTCcacaagttcaagatcaagatcaTGGGCGAGCTGGTCAGCAACGGGGTCCAGATCTACCAGTTTCCCACGGATGACGAGGCTGTTGCAGAGATTAACGCAGTCATGAAT GCACACCTGCCCTTTGCCGTGGTGGGCAGCACCGAGGAGGTGAAGGTGGGGAACAAACTGGTCCGAGCACGGCAGTACCCTTGGGGAGTGGTGCAGG TGGAGAATGAGAATCACTGCGACTTCGTGAAGCTGCGGGAGATGTTGATCCGGGTGAACATGGAGGACCTCCGTGAGCAGACCCACAGCCGGCACTATGAGCTGTACCGGCGCTGCAAGTTGGAGGAGATGGGCTTTCAGGACAGCGATGGTGACAGTCAGCCCTTCAG CCTACAAGAGACATATGAGGCCAAGAGGAAGGAGTTCCTGAGTGAGctgcagaggaaggaggaagagatgagGCAGATGTTTGTCAACAAAGTGAAGGAGACAGAGCTGGAgctgaaggagaaggaaagggag CTTCATGAGAAGTTTGAGCACCTGAAGCGGGTCCACCAGGAGGAGAAGCGCAAGGTGGAGGAAAAGCGCCGCGAGCTGGAGGAGGAGACCAATGCCTTCAACCGCCGGAAGGCCGCGGTGGAGGCCCTGCAGTCGCAGGCCTTGCACGCCACCTCGCAGCAGCCCCTGAGGAAGGACAAGGACAAGAAGAA ttaa
- the SEPTIN8 gene encoding septin-8 isoform X13 has translation MAATDLERFSNAEAEPRSLSLGGHVGFDSLPDQLVSKSVTQGFSFNILCVGETGIGKSTLMNTLFNTTFETEEASHHEACVRLRPQTYDLQESNVQLKLTIVDAVGFGDQINKDESYRPIVDYIDAQFENYLQEELKIRRSLFDYHDTRIHVCLYFITPTGHSLKSLDLVTMKKLDSKVNIIPIIAKADTISKSELHKFKIKIMGELVSNGVQIYQFPTDDEAVAEINAVMNAHLPFAVVGSTEEVKVGNKLVRARQYPWGVVQVENENHCDFVKLREMLIRVNMEDLREQTHSRHYELYRRCKLEEMGFQDSDGDSQPFSLQETYEAKRKEFLSELQRKEEEMRQMFVNKVKETELELKEKERELHEKFEHLKRVHQEEKRKVEEKRRELEEETNAFNRRKAAVEALQSQALHATSQQPLRKDKDKKNRSDIGAHQSGMSLSNSKVMMTKASVEPLNCSSWWPAIQCCSCLVRDATWREGFL, from the exons AATGCAGAGGCAGAGCCCCGGAGCCTCTCCCTGGGCGGCCATGTGGGCTTTGACAGCCTCCCTGACCAGCTGGTCAGCAAGTCGGTCACTCAGGGCTTCAGCTTCAACATACTCTGTGTGG GGGAGACCGGCATTGGCAAATCCACACTGATGAACACGCTCTTCAACACAACCTTCGAGACTGAGGAAGCCAGTCACCATGAGGCGTGTGTGCGCCTGCGGCCCCAGACCTATGACCTCCAGGAGAGCAATGTGCAGCTCAAGCTGACCATTGTGGACGCCGTGGGCTTCGGGGATCAGATCAATAAGGATGAGAG TTACAGGCCTATTGTTGACTACATCGATGCGCAGTTTGAAAACTATCTCCAGGAGGAGCTGAAGATCCGCCGCTCGCTTTTCGACTACCATGACACGAGGATCCACGTTTGCCTCTACTTTATCACGCCCACGGGGCACTCCCTGAAGTCCCTGGATCTGGTGACCATGAAGAAACTAGACAGCAAG GTGAACATTATTCCCATCATCGCCAAGGCTGACACCATCTCCAAGAGTGAACTCcacaagttcaagatcaagatcaTGGGCGAGCTGGTCAGCAACGGGGTCCAGATCTACCAGTTTCCCACGGATGACGAGGCTGTTGCAGAGATTAACGCAGTCATGAAT GCACACCTGCCCTTTGCCGTGGTGGGCAGCACCGAGGAGGTGAAGGTGGGGAACAAACTGGTCCGAGCACGGCAGTACCCTTGGGGAGTGGTGCAGG TGGAGAATGAGAATCACTGCGACTTCGTGAAGCTGCGGGAGATGTTGATCCGGGTGAACATGGAGGACCTCCGTGAGCAGACCCACAGCCGGCACTATGAGCTGTACCGGCGCTGCAAGTTGGAGGAGATGGGCTTTCAGGACAGCGATGGTGACAGTCAGCCCTTCAG CCTACAAGAGACATATGAGGCCAAGAGGAAGGAGTTCCTGAGTGAGctgcagaggaaggaggaagagatgagGCAGATGTTTGTCAACAAAGTGAAGGAGACAGAGCTGGAgctgaaggagaaggaaagggag CTTCATGAGAAGTTTGAGCACCTGAAGCGGGTCCACCAGGAGGAGAAGCGCAAGGTGGAGGAAAAGCGCCGCGAGCTGGAGGAGGAGACCAATGCCTTCAACCGCCGGAAGGCCGCGGTGGAGGCCCTGCAGTCGCAGGCCTTGCACGCCACCTCGCAGCAGCCCCTGAGGAAGGACAAGGACAAGAAGAA CAGATCAGATATAGGAGCACACCAGTCGGGCATGAGCCTCTCCAACTCTAAGGTGATGATGACCAAGGCCAGTGTGGAGCCCTTGAACTGCAGCAGCTGGTGGCCCGCCATACAGTGCTGCAGCTGCCTGGTCAGGGATGCGACGTGGAGGGAAGGATTCCTCTGA